A portion of the Vespula vulgaris chromosome 14, iyVesVulg1.1, whole genome shotgun sequence genome contains these proteins:
- the LOC127068878 gene encoding heat shock protein beta-1 isoform X3 has translation MTFARRDEDLYPPRHKTVIELRRHHTSSSEHKTSTTSKTDGWDKADPAASSARSAFDNFKSTTTQQSSQNSSLSPQHDSTWLDGLNSPLIQDEGDSKMLKLRFDVSQYTPEEIVVKTVDNKLLVHAKHEEKTESKSVYREYNREFLLPKGTNPESIKSSLSKDGVLTVEAPLPAIGSGEKLIPIAHQ, from the exons ATGACGTTCGCCCGTCGCGACGAGGATCTCTATCCTCCGAGGCACAAAACCGTCATCGAACTGCG TCGGCATCACACGAGCAGCAGCGAGCACAAAACGTCGACGACCTCGAAGACGGACGGTTGGGACAAGGCCGACCCTGCGGCATCGTCGGCACGATCGGCGTTCGATAACTTTAAAAG CACGACCACGCAACAGAGCAGCCAGAACAGCTCGCTGAGTCCTCAGCATGACTCGACTTGGCTGGACGGACTCAACAGTCCTCTTATTCAGGACGAGGGTGACAGTAAAATGTTGAAGCTACGATTCGACGTGTCGCAGTACACGCCGGAAGAGATCGTCGTCAAGACCGTGGACAACAAACTTTTG GTTCACGCCAAGCACGAGGAGAAGACGGAAAGCAAATCCGTATACAGGGAATACAATCGAGAATTTTTGCTGCCGAAAGGAACCAATCCAGAGAGCATCAAGTCGTCCTTGAGCAAGGATGGTGTTCTAACCGTTGAGGCTCCTCTACCGGCTATCGGTTCGGGCGAAAAGCTAATTCCCATCGCGcatcaataa
- the LOC127068872 gene encoding nischarin-like, with protein MACLLLNQENVRIKIPSADTLDGITYYSIEVTVVSVKWTVKHRYNDFVELHEKLVSEHCVEKDILPPKKLIGNKCEAFVEKRRHSLEIYLNAVYAYLKKAMPRELAVFLDLHVYDIFFLLQSMALELFTEGCSFLQSSKSYKFDPIQLYAISERLKQPCPVMEVVDKKYDFSHVLDFNSHLSNLTVVGSTETYKSSNIYSSSLSIELSTFKNVEELTIDRYPVDKIYNMGNLRDTVRVLKVTNTRLRNIVELAMCEEVHKSINNANDSHVWLKVTHLDLSDNRIEVIDEAIRLMPHIEVLVLNNNLLSEISNVTLLPRLSQIYLASNNFTSLPDDLHTKLGYVVYIDLSQNKLTSLASFSKLYSLEGLDVSCNRIEKIEEVKNIGHLPCLEHLRLTGNPVSTIVDYRVKVLEPFGKRAVDICLDNEKPNQKELDTVSVHQALRIAREGKSPTFTAADAPLFSAEIPGV; from the exons ATGGCCTGCCTTCTCCTGAATCAGGAAAACGTTCGCATAAAGATACCATCGGCCGACACTTTGGACGGTATCACGTATTACAGCATCGAGGTTACGGTCGTTTCCGTCAAGTGGACCGTCAAGCACAG GTACAACGATTTCGTCGAGCTCCACGAGAAGCTGGTGTCCGAGCACTGCGTGGAGAAGGACATCTTGCCTCCTAAGAAACTCATCGGTAACAAGTGCGAGGCCTTCGTGGAGAAACGCAGGCACAGCTTGGAGATATATCTCAACGCCGTCTACGCTTACTTGAAGAAGGCCATGCCTAGGGAGCTGGCCGTCTTCTTGGATCTGCACGTTTACGACATATTCTTTCTGCTGCAGAGCATGGCGCTGGAACTGTTCACCGAAGGCTGCAGCTTCTTGCAAAGCTCCAAAAGTTACAAGTTCGACCCGATACAG TTGTACGCCATCAGCGAAAGGTTGAAGCAGCCTTGCCCCGTCATGGAGGTGGTCGACAAGAAGTACGACTTTAGTCACGTTCTGGACTTCAACTCTCATCTGAGCAATCTCACCGTCGTGGGTAGTACCGAGACTTACAAAAGTAGCAACATCTATTCCTCCTCTCTGTCGATCGAGTTGTCGACCTTCAAGAACGTCGAGGAGTTGACCATCGACCGATATCCCGTTGACAAGATCTACAACATGGGAAACCTTCGCGATACCGTAAGAGTTCTCAAAGTGACGAACACGAGGCTTCGCAATATCGTCGAGCTGGCGATGTGCGAGGAAGTTCACAAGAGCATAAACAACGCGAACGATTCTCACGTCTGGCTAAAGGTAACTCATCTGGATCTCAGCGACAATCGGATAGAGGTCATAGACGAGGCCATCAGGCTGATGCCTCACATCGAAGTTTTGGTTCTGAACAACAACCTTCTGTCCGAGATATCGAACGTCACGTTGTTACCGAGGTTGTCTCAGATTTACTTGGCGTCGAATAATTTCACCTCCTTGCCCGACGATCTGCACACCAAACTCGGTTACGTGGTCTACATCGACTTGTCGCAAAACAAATTAACGTCGCTCGCGAGCTTCTCCAAGTTGTACTCCTTGGAAGGTCTCGACGTCAGCTGCAATCGTATCGAGAAGATCGAAGAGGTCAAGAATATCGGTCACTTACCCTGCTTGGAACACCTCAGGTTAACCGGCAATCCCGTCTCGACCATAGTCGATTACCGAGTCAAAGTCTTGGAGCCCTTTGGTAAGAGGGCCGTCGACATATGTCTCGACAACGAGAAGCCTAATCAAAAGGAGCTCGACACCGTGTCGGTGCATCAGGCGTTACGCATCGCTAGGGAGGGTAAATCGCCGACCTTCACGGCGGCCGACGCGCCGCTATTTTCCGCCGAGATACCGGGCGTATGA
- the LOC127068878 gene encoding alpha-crystallin B chain isoform X1: MADSGIKRNIPIKLGDFSVIDTEFSNIRERFDAEMRKMEDEMSRFRSELMNRESNFFKSTTSRHHTSSSEHKTSTTSKTDGWDKADPAASSARSAFDNFKSTTTQQSSQNSSLSPQHDSTWLDGLNSPLIQDEGDSKMLKLRFDVSQYTPEEIVVKTVDNKLLVHAKHEEKTESKSVYREYNREFLLPKGTNPESIKSSLSKDGVLTVEAPLPAIGSGEKLIPIAHQ; this comes from the exons ATGGCCGATAGTGGTATCAAGCGCAACATTCCCATCAAGTTGGGTGACTTTAGCGTCATCGACACCGAATTCTCCAACATAAGGGAACGCTTCGACGCCGAGATGAGGAAGATGGAGGACGAGATGTCGCGATTCCGCAGCGAGCTCATGAATCGCGAGAGCAATTTCTTTAAGAGCACCACCAG TCGGCATCACACGAGCAGCAGCGAGCACAAAACGTCGACGACCTCGAAGACGGACGGTTGGGACAAGGCCGACCCTGCGGCATCGTCGGCACGATCGGCGTTCGATAACTTTAAAAG CACGACCACGCAACAGAGCAGCCAGAACAGCTCGCTGAGTCCTCAGCATGACTCGACTTGGCTGGACGGACTCAACAGTCCTCTTATTCAGGACGAGGGTGACAGTAAAATGTTGAAGCTACGATTCGACGTGTCGCAGTACACGCCGGAAGAGATCGTCGTCAAGACCGTGGACAACAAACTTTTG GTTCACGCCAAGCACGAGGAGAAGACGGAAAGCAAATCCGTATACAGGGAATACAATCGAGAATTTTTGCTGCCGAAAGGAACCAATCCAGAGAGCATCAAGTCGTCCTTGAGCAAGGATGGTGTTCTAACCGTTGAGGCTCCTCTACCGGCTATCGGTTCGGGCGAAAAGCTAATTCCCATCGCGcatcaataa
- the LOC127068878 gene encoding heat shock protein beta-1 isoform X2: MADSGIKRNIPIKLGDFSVIDTEFSNIRERFDAEMRKMEDEMSRFRSELMNRESNFFKSTTSTTTQQSSQNSSLSPQHDSTWLDGLNSPLIQDEGDSKMLKLRFDVSQYTPEEIVVKTVDNKLLVHAKHEEKTESKSVYREYNREFLLPKGTNPESIKSSLSKDGVLTVEAPLPAIGSGEKLIPIAHQ; encoded by the exons ATGGCCGATAGTGGTATCAAGCGCAACATTCCCATCAAGTTGGGTGACTTTAGCGTCATCGACACCGAATTCTCCAACATAAGGGAACGCTTCGACGCCGAGATGAGGAAGATGGAGGACGAGATGTCGCGATTCCGCAGCGAGCTCATGAATCGCGAGAGCAATTTCTTTAAGAGCACCACCAG CACGACCACGCAACAGAGCAGCCAGAACAGCTCGCTGAGTCCTCAGCATGACTCGACTTGGCTGGACGGACTCAACAGTCCTCTTATTCAGGACGAGGGTGACAGTAAAATGTTGAAGCTACGATTCGACGTGTCGCAGTACACGCCGGAAGAGATCGTCGTCAAGACCGTGGACAACAAACTTTTG GTTCACGCCAAGCACGAGGAGAAGACGGAAAGCAAATCCGTATACAGGGAATACAATCGAGAATTTTTGCTGCCGAAAGGAACCAATCCAGAGAGCATCAAGTCGTCCTTGAGCAAGGATGGTGTTCTAACCGTTGAGGCTCCTCTACCGGCTATCGGTTCGGGCGAAAAGCTAATTCCCATCGCGcatcaataa